In Tachysurus vachellii isolate PV-2020 chromosome 12, HZAU_Pvac_v1, whole genome shotgun sequence, the following are encoded in one genomic region:
- the dguok gene encoding deoxyguanosine kinase, mitochondrial isoform X1: MSAHCVCFKRAFKHLRSDLKRCVLFSRLLSTASFSYSRMTANTQLESFMEHRPAVTRVKRLSIEGNIAVGKSTFARLLSSAGRNWEVTPEPVSKWQNVEEATSQMRPPVPSSHQTATNLLQMMYEDPKRWSYTFQTFSCMSRLRTQLQPPPAQLLETGDVAVQVYERSIYSDRYVFALNMFELGCINSTEWAVYQDWHSFLVEQFGPKVQLEGILYLRAPPQTCMERLRHRGREEEQGIQLDYLETLHKQHDNWLINKTTKVHFDHLKNIPVLVLDGSLEFESDSEMQTKFLTEVTNFIQDL, translated from the exons ATGTCTGcacactgtgtctgttttaAGCGCGCATTCAAGCATCTGAGGTCTGATCTGAAACGGTGCGTCTTGTTTTCACGGCTTCTCTCTACAGCCAGTTTCTCTTATAGCAGAATGactgcaaacacacagttaGAGAGCTTTATGGAGCATCGTCCTGCAGTAACACGTGTAAAGAGGCTTTCTATTGAGGGCAACATAG CGGTTGGGAAGTCGACTTTTGCAAGGTTGCTAAGCAGTGCAGGGCGAAACTGGGAAGTCACACCAGAACCGGTCAGCAAATGGCAAAATGTCGAAGAGGCGACTTCACAAATGAGACCG CCAGTGCCATCTTCCCACCAGACAGCAACCAACCTGCTGCAAATGATGTATGAAGACCCCAAACGCTGGTCCTACACCTTTCAGACATTTTCTTGTATGAGCCGTTTGCGCACACAGCTGCAGCCACCTCCTGCTCAGTTACTGGAAACAGGTGACGTTGCTGTTCAGGTGTACGAACGTTCCATCTACAGTGACCG GTATGTTTTTGCTCTGAACATGTTTGAGTTAGGCTGTATTAACTCCACAGAATGGGCTGTATATCAGGACTGGCATTCCTTTCTTGTTGAGCAGTTTGGTCCTAAGGTACAACTAGAGGGTATCCTATACCTTAGGGCACCACCTCAG ACCTGCATGGAGCGGCTGAGACACAGAGGTCGAGAAGAGGAGCAGGGAATACAGCTGGACTACCTTGAAACCCTCCATAAGCAGCATGACAATTGGCTTATAAACAAAACTACAAA GGTTCACTTTGATCACCTGAAAAATATTCCAGTTCTGGTGTTGGATGGTAGTCTGGAGTTTGAAAGTGATTCTGAGATGCAGACCAAGTTTCTAacagag GTCACTAACTTCATACAGGATTTATGA
- the dguok gene encoding deoxyguanosine kinase, mitochondrial isoform X2, translating into MRPPVPSSHQTATNLLQMMYEDPKRWSYTFQTFSCMSRLRTQLQPPPAQLLETGDVAVQVYERSIYSDRYVFALNMFELGCINSTEWAVYQDWHSFLVEQFGPKVQLEGILYLRAPPQTCMERLRHRGREEEQGIQLDYLETLHKQHDNWLINKTTKVHFDHLKNIPVLVLDGSLEFESDSEMQTKFLTEVTNFIQDL; encoded by the exons ATGAGACCG CCAGTGCCATCTTCCCACCAGACAGCAACCAACCTGCTGCAAATGATGTATGAAGACCCCAAACGCTGGTCCTACACCTTTCAGACATTTTCTTGTATGAGCCGTTTGCGCACACAGCTGCAGCCACCTCCTGCTCAGTTACTGGAAACAGGTGACGTTGCTGTTCAGGTGTACGAACGTTCCATCTACAGTGACCG GTATGTTTTTGCTCTGAACATGTTTGAGTTAGGCTGTATTAACTCCACAGAATGGGCTGTATATCAGGACTGGCATTCCTTTCTTGTTGAGCAGTTTGGTCCTAAGGTACAACTAGAGGGTATCCTATACCTTAGGGCACCACCTCAG ACCTGCATGGAGCGGCTGAGACACAGAGGTCGAGAAGAGGAGCAGGGAATACAGCTGGACTACCTTGAAACCCTCCATAAGCAGCATGACAATTGGCTTATAAACAAAACTACAAA GGTTCACTTTGATCACCTGAAAAATATTCCAGTTCTGGTGTTGGATGGTAGTCTGGAGTTTGAAAGTGATTCTGAGATGCAGACCAAGTTTCTAacagag GTCACTAACTTCATACAGGATTTATGA